The region TTTAAAATCAGGGGCATGGGATTATTTGGTCAAACCTGTGGAGTTGGAACATCTCTATCACAAAATCCAATCCTGCTTGGATACAAAACTACTCAAGATTGAAAATTTAGAACTCAAGAAGAAACTATCAGAAATCAACGAAAACGAAAGTTTTTTTATAGGAGTCTCCGCCAATATACAAAAGGTTTATGAAAAAGCCAAACAAATCGCACCAACGGAAATCACGGTTCTCATTGAAGGAGAATCAGGAACAGGAAAAGAAGTCTTGGCAAATTTTATCTATAAACATTCACAAAGAAAGAATAAGCCCTTTGTGAAGATCAATTGTGGTGCTATTGTAAAATCCCTTTTGGAGGCAGAGTTATTTGGAGTAGTGAAGGGTGCATATACTGGAGCTGACAAGGATCGACCGGGTATTTTTGAGTCCGCTAATGGGGGAACCATCTTCTTGGATGAAATTGGGGAGTTGGATATGGAAAGCCAAGTTCGTTTACTCCGGGTCATGGAGGATAAAACTGTTTATCGTGTTGGTTCTACGACTCCTATTCAAGTGGATGTGCGAATCATTGCGGCAACCAACAAAAACCTATTAGAAGAAGTTGAAAAAAAGCAGTTTCGTGAGGACCTCTATTATCGTTTAGCTGTTGCGAAATTGATACTACCTCCTTTGCGAGAGCGAAAGGAAGATATCCCCTTACTTTTTAATCATTTCGTTGTTGAGTTTAATGAAAAATATGGAAAAAGCATTACCAAGCTGTCCCAAGATGTTTTGAAGTTCTTTCAGAATTATGATTGGCCTGGAAACATTCGACAATTTCGAAATGTTTTAGAGTCAATGGTCGTTCTCGCAAAAGATGATACTCTAACAATTGAGGATCTTCCAGAAGAGCTTTTGGAACTTCCTTCTCCTGCTTCAAAAAAGAGATTATTAGACACAATCATTCCTGGAATTTCATTAGAAGAATATGAAAAAGCAATCATTCAAAAAAACCTAGAGTTTGTCAATGGAAACCGAGAAAAAGCCGCAGAACTCCTGGGAATTTCTCAGCGAACTTTGTATCGAAAGATAATTGAATATTCTCTTTATAAATGAAACTCCAAAAATGCCAAGGGATAATCCTCAAAAAATCTGTCTTTCAAGAGGCGGATGTTCATTTGGAAGTTTTATGTAAGGAGCTCTATGACCAAAAGTATACGAGAAAAAAATTTGTAGTTCATGGAATTTTAAAATCCAAACGAAGAAACCCCATCGTAGTTGAATTGGGAAACCTTGTCCAAATCGATTATTACGAAAAGGACATAAATGAAACACAAAACGTAAAAGAAATTCAACTGATCGAGCGTTTTTGGGAGTTCAAATCTCAATATCAAAATTTTGAGCTCTTAGGAAAAATACTAGAAATCACTTATTACGCTTCTATGTCAGATCAAAGAGAACTAAAAGAAATATATGTTTTGTTGCTGAAGGGTTTAGAGTTTTTACAATCTTACGTCCTCAAAGAAAAAGAAGATGTAAAAAAAATCATTGAAGAATTATCCTTGGATTTTTCGAGCATATTTTTACTTTTTTTTTCGGTTCGTGTTCTGATGTTCATGGGGTACGTGGGAGATCTGGTGCATTGTTCTTTTTGTCATGATCCTTTGGATGGGCTAGCAAAGTGGCAGGAAAAACTCTACTTCTATTGCAGAAAATGTGATGCAACTGCTAATGTGATTGATTATTATTATTCTTTCTTCCTACAACAAATCAAACAAAAAAAGTTTAGTAATTTTATAAAATTTTTAAAACAACTTCACATTCAAAAAAGCATAGATAGAATAGATGAACTACTATGGGAACTTCAAAAGCGGATTGAAATACATCTTAAAGAAATCATACCCATGAAGCGATCACTTTTTATTTAAAGAATGATTTTTCTTTCTGGAAGTCCTCTATCACTTGTTCGTATAGGACTTCGAGTTTTCTTGCTGATTCGTAAATATCATGCTTTCTTGCGATTTCGATGCTGTTTTGGGAGAATTTTTTGAATTTCTCGGGGTTTTTTAGGATTTCTATTGTTTTTTCAGCGATCTGTTTGTGGTTTCCGGGTTCAACGGTATAGCCGTTGATGTCGTTTTGTATGAGCTCTGGTAAGGCGAAGGAATTTACTCCAACGCAAGGAAGTCCACTTGCCATTGCTTCTAAAACTACTAAACCCTGAGTTTCCATTGTTGAAGCAGTCAGAAAAATATCAAACTTAGGATAGATTTTTGTGAGTTCTTTTCGATCCACAAAGCCATGAAAGAAAACGGAATCTTGAATAT is a window of Leptospiraceae bacterium DNA encoding:
- a CDS encoding sigma-54 dependent transcriptional regulator, whose amino-acid sequence is MKKKLKKTLLLIEDNETYREGIKEFLQSKGFKILESAKKSESVNLIENLNAEIDLILSDLKLPDGNGLEILKFVQSKNFDIPVIFITGQPDVESAVEALKSGAWDYLVKPVELEHLYHKIQSCLDTKLLKIENLELKKKLSEINENESFFIGVSANIQKVYEKAKQIAPTEITVLIEGESGTGKEVLANFIYKHSQRKNKPFVKINCGAIVKSLLEAELFGVVKGAYTGADKDRPGIFESANGGTIFLDEIGELDMESQVRLLRVMEDKTVYRVGSTTPIQVDVRIIAATNKNLLEEVEKKQFREDLYYRLAVAKLILPPLRERKEDIPLLFNHFVVEFNEKYGKSITKLSQDVLKFFQNYDWPGNIRQFRNVLESMVVLAKDDTLTIEDLPEELLELPSPASKKRLLDTIIPGISLEEYEKAIIQKNLEFVNGNREKAAELLGISQRTLYRKIIEYSLYK
- a CDS encoding recombination protein O N-terminal domain-containing protein, with the translated sequence MKLQKCQGIILKKSVFQEADVHLEVLCKELYDQKYTRKKFVVHGILKSKRRNPIVVELGNLVQIDYYEKDINETQNVKEIQLIERFWEFKSQYQNFELLGKILEITYYASMSDQRELKEIYVLLLKGLEFLQSYVLKEKEDVKKIIEELSLDFSSIFLLFFSVRVLMFMGYVGDLVHCSFCHDPLDGLAKWQEKLYFYCRKCDATANVIDYYYSFFLQQIKQKKFSNFIKFLKQLHIQKSIDRIDELLWELQKRIEIHLKEIIPMKRSLFI